The DNA region AGGTGGTGATGGGGTGGGTGGGGCGTCGACGCGGTCCCGAGGCAGCGTTTTTTGCTCGGGCTTATGGTGAAATCGGCAGTGATCGGGTCTTGATGTCAGCACATGCAACGAAAAAGCCGTACTGCAAGTACCCGCGAATCAGGGATCTCCGCAGAATTCGGAGAAAATCAGTGCTCGCCGCCAATCGCTGTAACCCTGCAGCCTCCCCGGACGGTGGGCGGGAATCGGGGCTGCCCGGCGACTATAAGCCGATCATTTCCGCATGGAGTCCGCGCCCTCGGAACGAGTCAACGATCGTACTCGGTTTGATGGCCGTCGCATCGAAGTCCACGACCATGAGGTGGCGCGTCCGTTCGTGTACGCAGGCGCTCAAAATCCCGTCGATGCCTGCAAGTTCGCGCTCCAAATAGTGGATGTTGTGGTCGTCCAGATCTTCATCGATATGGATCACGATGTCGCCGTTATACATGGTTGTCTGCTCCTCTGGCTGTGATGGACTGAACTAGCGTAGCGGACGGCCGACTGCGTTATCTCTGCCCAAGGCACCAGGATGCTCCATTTTCCGGGGCCGCTATTTATGTTGACGACAGATGCTTGCATTACATTGTCCAGCAACGACCAACCGCTCACTTTCTATATAGTCCAAGGTATAGGAACTTCAAGGGATAGGAACTTCAACCGCACGACGGTCGGATGGGTGGGTGGGTGGGTGGGTGGGTGGGTGGGTGGGTGGGTGGGTAGCTTTACCAACGACGGGAGGCGCAGGCAAGCGGCTCGAGACCAGCCACCCGGTGGACCGGCCGGGAGGAAACAGCTGTCCCCGCGTTCGAGGGGCGGGGAGTGGCGTGCGGCGGGCATGGGACCGCGGGTCGCGGGCGCGGGTGCGCACGGGGGGTGGATCCCCGGGATGAACCGGGTGACGGGGGTTACCACGGTACGCGCTGGTCACGGACGTACTCGGGTGGCGGTTCCGCCAGGGCGTCCCCGTCGGGTACGGCAGCGAACGGCGCAATAGACGACCTGCTCAAGCTTCCGGAACGCCTGCCCGTCACGCTCCGCGGCCAACAGGAAGGTCTCCGCCAAGGTCCGCTCCGCCGCCATAAACGACCCTCCCCTCGTGCAGGGCCCAGAACAGGGCGCTGCCGGGCTTGATGAATAAGTCGCGGCCCGAGGCGTCAATCCACCCCCCCGAACGCCAGGTTGCGCTAAAATGCCCCCATGTTGACTTATCCTGATATCGACCCCGTCGCCCTGGCCCTAGGCCCCCTCAAGATCCACTGGTACGGCCTCATGTACCTGATCGGCTT from Chromatiaceae bacterium includes:
- a CDS encoding heavy-metal-associated domain-containing protein, whose amino-acid sequence is MYNGDIVIHIDEDLDDHNIHYLERELAGIDGILSACVHERTRHLMVVDFDATAIKPSTIVDSFRGRGLHAEMIGL